A window of Piliocolobus tephrosceles isolate RC106 chromosome 13, ASM277652v3, whole genome shotgun sequence contains these coding sequences:
- the AHNAK gene encoding neuroblast differentiation-associated protein AHNAK isoform X3, with amino-acid sequence MEKEEETTRELLLPNWQGSGSHGLTIAQRDDGVFVQEVTQNSPAARTGVVKEGDQIVGATIYFDNLQSDEVTQLLNTMGHHTVGLKLHRKGDRSPEPGQTWTREVFSSRSSEVVLVGLEYRILHLPTLNCVDTTRLCLISWNTPQPSSALECKDQNKQKEASSQAGAVSVSTPNAGR; translated from the exons atggagaaggaggaggagacgACCCGGGAGCTGCTGCTGCCCAACTGGCAGGGTAGCGGCTCCCACGGGCTGACCATTGCCCAAAGGGATGACGGCGTCTTTGTGCAGGAGGTCACGCAGAACTCCCCTGCGGCCCGCACTGGGGTGGTCAAGGAGG GGGACCAGATTGTGGGTGCCACCATCTACTTTGACAACCTGCAGTCGGACGAGGTGACCCAGCTGCTGAACACCATGGGGCACCACACGGTGGGCCTGAAGCTGCACCGCAAGGGGGACCGCTCCCCCGAGCCTGGCCAGACCTGGACCCGTGAAGTCTTCAGCTCCCGCAGCTCTGAAGTGGTTCTG GTTGGTTTGGAATACAGGATCCTTCACCTTCCCACCTTAAATTGCGTGGATACAACTAGACTATGTTTAATCTCTTGG AACACACCACAACCATCATCAGCACTGGAATGCAAAGACCAGAACAAACAGAAGGAAGCCAGCAGCCAAGCCGGGGCAGtttcagtctccaccccaaatGCAG
- the AHNAK gene encoding neuroblast differentiation-associated protein AHNAK isoform X4 — MEKEEETTRELLLPNWQGSGSHGLTIAQRDDGVFVQEVTQNSPAARTGVVKEGDQIVGATIYFDNLQSDEVTQLLNTMGHHTVGLKLHRKGDRSPEPGQTWTREVFSSRSSEVVLNTPQPSSALECKDQNKQKEASSQAGAVSVSTPNAGL, encoded by the exons atggagaaggaggaggagacgACCCGGGAGCTGCTGCTGCCCAACTGGCAGGGTAGCGGCTCCCACGGGCTGACCATTGCCCAAAGGGATGACGGCGTCTTTGTGCAGGAGGTCACGCAGAACTCCCCTGCGGCCCGCACTGGGGTGGTCAAGGAGG GGGACCAGATTGTGGGTGCCACCATCTACTTTGACAACCTGCAGTCGGACGAGGTGACCCAGCTGCTGAACACCATGGGGCACCACACGGTGGGCCTGAAGCTGCACCGCAAGGGGGACCGCTCCCCCGAGCCTGGCCAGACCTGGACCCGTGAAGTCTTCAGCTCCCGCAGCTCTGAAGTGGTTCTG AACACACCACAACCATCATCAGCACTGGAATGCAAAGACCAGAACAAACAGAAGGAAGCCAGCAGCCAAGCCGGGGCAGtttcagtctccaccccaaatGCAG
- the AHNAK gene encoding neuroblast differentiation-associated protein AHNAK isoform X2: protein MEKEEETTRELLLPNWQGSGSHGLTIAQRDDGVFVQEVTQNSPAARTGVVKEGDQIVGATIYFDNLQSDEVTQLLNTMGHHTVGLKLHRKGDRSPEPGQTWTREVFSSRSSEVVLVGLEYRILHLPTLNCVDTTRLCLISWNTPQPSSALECKDQNKQKEASSQAGAVSVSTPNAGL, encoded by the exons atggagaaggaggaggagacgACCCGGGAGCTGCTGCTGCCCAACTGGCAGGGTAGCGGCTCCCACGGGCTGACCATTGCCCAAAGGGATGACGGCGTCTTTGTGCAGGAGGTCACGCAGAACTCCCCTGCGGCCCGCACTGGGGTGGTCAAGGAGG GGGACCAGATTGTGGGTGCCACCATCTACTTTGACAACCTGCAGTCGGACGAGGTGACCCAGCTGCTGAACACCATGGGGCACCACACGGTGGGCCTGAAGCTGCACCGCAAGGGGGACCGCTCCCCCGAGCCTGGCCAGACCTGGACCCGTGAAGTCTTCAGCTCCCGCAGCTCTGAAGTGGTTCTG GTTGGTTTGGAATACAGGATCCTTCACCTTCCCACCTTAAATTGCGTGGATACAACTAGACTATGTTTAATCTCTTGG AACACACCACAACCATCATCAGCACTGGAATGCAAAGACCAGAACAAACAGAAGGAAGCCAGCAGCCAAGCCGGGGCAGtttcagtctccaccccaaatGCAG
- the AHNAK gene encoding neuroblast differentiation-associated protein AHNAK isoform X1 has product MEKEEETTRELLLPNWQGSGSHGLTIAQRDDGVFVQEVTQNSPAARTGVVKEGDQIVGATIYFDNLQSDEVTQLLNTMGHHTVGLKLHRKGDRSPEPGQTWTREVFSSRSSEVVLSGDDEEYQRIYTTKIKPRLKSEDGVEGDLGETQSRTITVTRRVTAYTVDVTGREGAKDIDISSPEFKIKIPRHERTEISNVDVETQSGKTVIRLPSGSGAASPTPGSAVDIRAGAISASGPELQGAGHSKLQVTMPGIKVGGSGVNVSAKGLDLGGRGGVQVPAVDISSSLGGGAVEVQGPSLESGDHGKIKIPTMKVPKFGVLTGPEGQTPEAGLRVSAPEVSVGHKGGKPGLTVQAPQLEVSVPSANIEGLEGKLKGPQITGPSLEGDLGLKGAKPQGRIGVDASAPQIGGSITGPSVEVQAPDIDVQGPGSKLNMPKMKVPKFSVSGAKGEETGIDVTLPTGEVTIPGVSGDVSLPEIATGGLEGKMKGTKVKTPEMIIQKPKISMQDVDLSLGSPKLKGDIKVSAPGVQGDVKGPQVAVKGPRVDIETPNLEGTLTGPRLGSPSGKTGTCRISMAEVDLNVATPKVKGGVDVTLPKVEGKVKVPEVDVKGPKVDISAPDVEAHGPEWNLKMPKMKMPTFSTPGAKGEGSDVHMTLPKGDVSISGPKVSVEAPDVNIEGLEGKLKGRPDVKLPDMSVKTPKISMPDVDVHVKGTKVKGEYDVTVPKLEGELKGPKVNIDAPDVDIHGPDWHLKMPKMKMPKFSVPGFKAEGPEVDVNLPKADVDISGPKVDVSVPDVSIEGPEGKLKGPKFKMPEMNIKVPKISMPDVDLHLKGPNVKGEYDVTMPKVESEIKVPDVELKSAKVDIDAPDVEVQGPDWHLKMPKVKMPKFSMPGFKGEGPDVDVNLPKADIDVSGPKVDIDVPDVNIEGPDAKLKGPKFKMPEINIKAPKISIPDVDLDLKGPKVKGEYDVAVPKVEGTLKGPEVDLKGPNLDFEGPNAKLSGPSLKMPSLEISAPKVTAPDVDLHLKAPKIGFSGPKLEGGEVDLKGPKVEAPSLDVHMDSPDINIEGPDVKIPKFKKPKFGFGAKSPKADIKSPSLDVTVPEAELNLETPEISVVGKGKKSKFKMPKIHMSGPKIKAKKQGFDLNVPGAEIDASLKAPDVDVNIAGPDAALKVDVKSPKTKKTMFGKMYFPDVEFDIKSPKFKAEAPLPSPKLEGELQAPDLELSSPGIHVEGPDIKAKAPKVKMPGVDISVPKIEGDLKGLKVQANLDAPDVNIEGPDAKVKTPSFGISAPQVSIPDVNVNLKGPKMKGDVPSVGLEGPDVDLQGPEAKIKFPKFSMPKIGIPGVKMEGGGADIHAQLPSLEGDLRGPDVKLEGPDVSLKGPGVDLPSVNLSMPKVSGPDLDLNLKGPSLKGDLDASVPSMKVHAPGLDLSGVGGKVQVGGDGVKVPGIDATTKLNVGAPDVTLRGPSLQGDLAVSGDIKCPKVSVGAPDLSLEASEGSIKLPKMKLPQFGISTPGSDLHVNAKGPQVSGELKGPGVDVNLKGPQISAPNVDFNLEGPKVKGSLGATGEIKGPTVGGGVPGISVQGLEGNLQMPGIKSSGCDVNLPGVNVKLPAGQISGPEIKGGLKGSEVGFHGPAPDVSVKGPSFNMASPESDFAINLKGPKVKGGVDVSGGVSAPDISLGEGHVSVKGSGAEWKGPQVSSALNLDTSKFAGGLHFSGPKVEGGVKGGQIGLQAPGLSVSGPQGHLESGSGKVTFPKMKIPKFTFSGRELVGREVGVDVHFPKAEASVQAGAGDGEWEESEVKLKKSKIKMPKFNFSKPKGKGGVTGSPEASISGSKGDLKSSKASLGSLEGEAEAEASSPKGKFSLFKSKKPRHRSNSFSDEREFSGPSTPTGTLEFEGGEVSLEGGKVKGKHGKLKFGTFGGLGSKSKGHYEVTGSDDETGKLQGSGVSLASKKSRLSSSSSNDSGNKVGIQLPEVELSVSTKKE; this is encoded by the exons atggagaaggaggaggagacgACCCGGGAGCTGCTGCTGCCCAACTGGCAGGGTAGCGGCTCCCACGGGCTGACCATTGCCCAAAGGGATGACGGCGTCTTTGTGCAGGAGGTCACGCAGAACTCCCCTGCGGCCCGCACTGGGGTGGTCAAGGAGG GGGACCAGATTGTGGGTGCCACCATCTACTTTGACAACCTGCAGTCGGACGAGGTGACCCAGCTGCTGAACACCATGGGGCACCACACGGTGGGCCTGAAGCTGCACCGCAAGGGGGACCGCTCCCCCGAGCCTGGCCAGACCTGGACCCGTGAAGTCTTCAGCTCCCGCAGCTCTGAAGTGGTTCTG AGCGGGGATGATGAGGAGTACCAGCGCATCTACACCACGAAGATCAAGCCACGGCTGAAGTCGGAAGATGGAGTGGAAGGAGACCTTGGGGAGACCCAGAGCCGCACCATCACGGTGACCAGAAGGGTCACGGCCTACACTGTGGATGTGACCGGCCGGGAAGGAGCCAAGGACATAGACATCAGTAGCCCTGAATTCAAGATCAAGATTCCAAGACATGAACGGACTGAAATCTCCAATGTGGATGTGGAGACCCAGTCTGGAAAGACCGTGATCAGACTGCCCTCGGGCTCGGGGGCGGCCTCTCCAACGCCAGGCTCTGCTGTGGATATCCGAGCAGGGGCCATTTCTGCTTCAGGACCAGAGCTCCAAGGTGCTGGCCACTCAAAGCTCCAGGTCACCATGCCTGGGATAAAGGTGGGAGGCTCAGGTGTCAATGTCAGTGCAAAGGGCTTGGACTTGGGTGGCAGAGGAGGGGTCCAAGTTCCAGCAGTGGACATTTCATCTTCTCTTGGGGGTGGGGCAGTAGAGGTGCAGGGCCCATCTCTGGAGAGTGGTGATCATGGCAAAATTAAAATTCCCACCATGAAGGTGCCGAAATTTGGTGTCTTGACAGGGCCTGAGGGCCAGACGCCAGAGGCAGGGCTGAGGGTTTCTGCACCTGAAGTCTCTGTGGGGCACAAGGGCGGCAAGCCAGGCTTGACTGTCCAAGCCCCTCAGCTGGAAGTCAGTGTGCCCTCTGCCAATATTGAGGGCCTTGAGGGGAAGCTGAAGGGCCCCCAAATCACTGGTCCATCACTTGAGGGTGACCTAGGCCTGAAAGGTGCCAAGCCACAGGGGCGCATTGGGGTCGACGCCTCTGCTCCCCAAATTGGGGGTAGCATCACTGGCCCCAGTGTGGAAGTTCAGGCCCCTGATATTGATGTTCAGGGGCCTGGGAGCAAACTGAACATGCCCAAGATGAAAGTCCCCAAGTTCTCTGTATCAGGTGCAAAGGGAGAGGAAACTGGGATTGATGTGACACTGCCTACAGGTGAAGTGACTATTCCTGGGGTCTCTGGGGATGTCAGCCTGCCTGAGATTGCTACTGGTGGGCTGGAAGGAAAGATGAAAGGTACTAAAGTCAAGACTCCTGAAATGATTATTCAGAAACCTAAAATCTCCATGCAGGATGTGGATCTGAGCCTTGGGTCTCCTAAACTGAAAGGAGATATTAAGGTTTCTGCTCCTGGGGTACAAGGTGATGTGAAAGGCCCTCAAGTGGCAGTTAAAGGCCCCAGAGTGGACATAGAGACCCCAAACCTAGAGGGAACCTTGACAGGCCCCAGGCTTGGCAGTCCTTCTGGGAAAACCGGAACCTGTAGGATCTCTATGGCAGAAGTAGACTTAAATGTGGCCACACCGAAAGTGAAAGGGGGTGTAGATGTTACACTCCCCAAAGTAGAAGGGAAAGTCAAAGTCCCTGAAGTTGATGTCAAAGGCCCCAAAGTGGACATCAGTGCCCCAGATGTCGAAGCACATGGCCCAGAATGGAACCTGAAAATGCCTAAGATGAAAATGCCCACGTTCAGCACTCCAGGAGCCAAAGGGGAAGGTTCAGATGTGCATATGACTCTACCCAAAGGAGATGTCAGTATTTCAGGGCCCAAGGTCAGTGTGGAAGCCCCAGATGTCAACATAGAGGGTCTCGAGGGGAAGCTTAAAGGCCGCCCTGATGTTAAGCTGCCTGATATGAGTGTCAAGACACCAAAGATCTCCATGCCTGATGTAGATGTGCACGTGAAAGGTACAAAGGTGAAGGGAGAGTATGATGTAACTGTACCAAAGCTTGAAGGAGAACTCAAAGGCCCGAAAGTGAACATTGATGCCCCAGATGTGGACATTCATGGCCCAGACTGGCACTTGAAGATGCCAAAGATGAAAATGCCCAAATTCAGTGTGCCAGGGTTCAAAGCAGAGGGCCCAGAAGTGGATGTGAACCTGCCCAAGGCTGATGTGGACATTTCCGGGCCCAAGGTAGATGTTAGTGTTCCTGATGTGAGCATTGAGGGACCAGAAGGGAAATTGAAAGGGCCCAAGTTTAAGATGCCTGAGATGAACATCAAAGTCCCCAAGATCTCCATGCCTGATGTGGACTTACATTTGAAAGGCCCTAATGTAAAGGGAGAATATGATGTCACAATGCCAAAGGTTGAAAGTGAGATTAAAGTTCCTGATGTTGAACTTAAAAGTGCCAAAGTGGACATCGATGCCCCAGATGTGGAGGTTCAAG GCCCAGATTGGCACCTGAAGATGCCCAAGGTGAAAATGCCCAAATTCAgcatgcctggcttcaaaggagAGGGCCCAGATGTGGATGTGAACCTGCCCAAGGCCGACATTGATGTCTCGGGACCCAAGGTGGACATTGATGTTCCAGATGTGAATATCGAAGGTCCAGATGCAAAACTGAAGGGCCCCAAGTTCAAGATGCCTGAAATTAATATCAAAGCTCCCAAGATCTCCATACCTGATGTTGACCTAGATTTGAAAGGACCCAAAGTAAAAGGAGAGTATGATGTGGCTGTCCCTAAGGTTGAAGGGACTTTGAAAGGCCCAGAAGTAGACCTTAAAGGTCCAAACCTGGATTTCGAAGGCCCCAATGCCAAACTCAGTGGCCCATCTTTGAAGATGCCGTCACTGGAGATATCTGCTCCTAAAGTAACTGCTCCTGATGTTGATTTGCATCTCAAGGCACCAAAAATTGGATTTTCAGGTCCGAAGTTAGAAGGTGGTGAAGTGGACCTCAAGGGGCCCAAAGTTGAAGCTCCAAGCTTAGATGTACACATGGACAGCCCAGATATTAACATCGAAGGGCCAGATGTTAAAATCCCCAAATTTAAGAAACCCAAGTTTGGATTTGGGGCAAAAAGTCCCAAAGCTGACATCAAATCACCTTCACTAGATGTCACTGTTCCTGAGGCAGAGCTGAACCTTGAGACTCCTGAAATTAGTGTTGTTGGCAAGGGGAAGAAAAGTAAGTTTAAAATGCCTAAAATTCATATGAGTGGTCCTAAAATTAAGGCCAAAAAACAGGGATTTGACCTGAATGTTCCTGGGGCTGAAATTGATGCCAGTCTCAAGGCTCCCGATGTTGATGTCAACATCGCAGGGCCGGATGCTGCACTCAAAGTCGACGTGAAATCGCCGAAAACCAAGAAAACGATGTTTGGAAAAATGTACTTCCCAGATGTAGAGTTTGACATTAAATCACCTAAATTTAAAGCTGAGGCTCCTCTCCCTAGCCCCAAATTGGAGGGTGAACTCCAGGCACCTGATCTGGAACTTTCTTCGCCAGGGATTCACGTCGAAGGTCCTGACATCAAGGCGAAGGCTCCCAAGGTCAAGATGCCAGGTGTGGACATCTCAGTGCCAAAAATAGAGGGTGACCTGAAAGGCCTCAAAGTGCAGGCAAACTTGGATGCACCTGACGTCAACATCGAAGGCCCAGATGCTAAAGTCAAAACACCTTCCTTCGGCATTTCTGCCCCTCAAGTCTCCATCCCTGATGTGAATGTGAACTTGAAAGGACCAAAGATGAAGGGTGACGTCCCCAGCGTGGGACTGGAAGGACCAGATGTAGATCTGCAAGGTCCGGAAGCAAAAATTAAGTTCCCCAAGTTTTCCATGCCCAAGATCGGCATCCCTGGTGTGAAAATGGAGGGTGGGGGAGCCGACATCCATGCTCAGCTACCCTCTCTTGAAGGAGACTTGAGAGGACCAGATGTTAAGCTCGAAGGGCCTGATGTTTCTCTAAAGGGGCCGGGAGTAGACTTGCCTTCAGTGAACCTCTCTATGCCAAAAGTCTCTGGGCCTGACCTTGATCTGAACTTGAAAGGACCAAGTTTGAAGGGAGACCTGGATGCATCTGTTCCCAGCATGAAGGTGCATGCTCCAGGGCTCGACCTCAGCGGTGTCGGTGGCAAAGTGCAGGTGGGAGGAGACGGTGTGAAAGTGCCAGGGATCGATGCCACAACAAAGCTTAACGTTGGGGCACCAGATGTGACACTGAGGGGACCAAGCCTGCAGGGAGACCTGGCTGTCTCTGGTGACATCAAATGCCCTAAAGTATCCGTAGGAGCTCCTGATCTAAGCTTGGAGGCATCCGAAGGCAGCATTAAACTTCCCAAAATGAAGCTGCCCCAATTTGGCATCTCTACTCCAGGGTCCGACTTGCACGTTAATGCCAAGGGGCCACAGGTTTCTGGAGAACTGAAGGGGCCAGGTGTGGATGTGAACTTGAAAGGGCCTCAGATTTCAGCACCGAATGTGGACTTTAACTTGGAAGGACCAAAAGTGAAAGGGAGCCTTGGGGCCACTGGCGAGATCAAAGGCCCTACTGTTGGAGGAGGTGTTCCAGGCATCAGTGTTCAAGGCCTAGAAGGAAACCTCCAGATGCCTGGAATTAAGTCCTCTGGATGTGATGTGAACCTGCCAGGTGTGAATGTGAAACTCCCAGCTGGGCAGATTTCTGGTCCTGAAATCAAAGGTGGTCTGAAAGGTTCAGAAGTAGGTTTCCACGGGCCTGCTCCCGATGTCAGTGTGAAAGGGCCTTCCTTTAATATGGCATCTCCTGAGTCAGATTTTGCCATCAACTTGAAGGGCCCAAAAGTCAAAGGAGGTGTGGATGTTTCAGGGGGTGTCAGTGCCCCAGACATCAGCCTCGGTGAAGGGCATGTGAGTGTTAAAGGTTCCGGGGCTGAGTGGAAGGGACCCCAGGTCTCCTCTGCTCTCAACTTGGACACATCTAAGTTTGCTGGGGGCCTTCATTTCTCAGGACCAAAGGTGGAAGGAGGTGTGAAAGGAGGTCAGATCGGACTCCAGGCTCCTGGGCTGAGTGTGTCTGGGCCTCAAGGTCACTTGGAAAGTGGATCTGGAAAAGTAACATTCCCTAAAATGAAGATCCCCAAATTTACCTTCTCTGGCCGTGAGCTGGTTGGCAGAGAAGTGGGGGTGGATGTTCACTTCCCTAAAGCAGAGGCCAGTGTCCAAGCTGGTGCTGGAGACGGCGAGTGGGAAGAGTCTGAAGTCAAACtgaaaaagtccaaaatcaaaatgCCCAAGTTTAATTTTTCCAAACCTAAAGGGAAAGGTGGTGTCACTGGCTCACCAGAAGCATCCATCTCTGGGTCCAAAGGTGACCTGAAAAGttccaaggccagcctgggctctCTGGAAGGAGAGGCAGAGGCCGAAGCCTCTTCACCAAAAGGCAAATTCTCCTTATTTAAAAGTAAGAAGCCACGGCACCGCTCAAATTCATTCAGTGATGAGAGAGAGTTCTCTGGACCTTCCACCCCGACGGGGACTCTGGAGTTTGAAGGTGGGGAGGTGTCGCTGGAAGGCGGGAAAGTTAAAGGGAAACACGGGAAGCTGAAATTCGGTACCTTTGGTGGATTGGGGTCAAAGAGCAAAGGTCATTATGAGGTGACTGGGAGTGATGATGAGACAGGCAAGTTACAGGGGAGTGGGGTGTCCCTGGCCTCTAAGAAGTCCCGACTGTCCTCCTCTTCTAGCAATGACAGTGGGAATAAGGTTGGCATCCAGCTTCCTGAGGTGGAGCTGTCAGTTTCCACAAAGAAAGAGTAG